In Sphingomonas sp. SUN019, one genomic interval encodes:
- the xrtA gene encoding exosortase A: MTVALPRAFGHEVAWRRPLVTLAVVAAIILALFRRDVGDLVHIWWTSTTFGHCLFIAPVVGWLVWNRRTELARLTPQALSPGLLIVAAGGFGWLLGDAAGVALARQLGLVMMLQGAVVTLLGAQVARGLLFPLAYAFFMVPFGEELEPPLQAVTVEIVMPLLHLFGVPAVVDGVLIHAGRYWFEVAEACSGAKFVIAMLAYGVLVANVCFRSWKRRAVFMVVALVVPVLANGVRAFGTIYAAHLTSVEAATGFDHIVYGWIFFGVVMALVMAIGWRWFDRAPDDAAFDPASLPQPRFGRIDMGVAAALILTTAAIFPAWASAIGARTQVSPTRMALPEVSNWTRAPLSATAPWQPNYPGADHLLIGRYVDAQGVAVDLSIAAFASQHEGKELVGFGTGVLREGDRWVRVADLPEIAGGSAMRITATARDGTPVERVVATWYRLGGIVTGDDKKVKLATLEARMLGGPPAAVALHLSAEGPRAGAAIERFLRSLGPVDRAADHAIGIR; the protein is encoded by the coding sequence GTGACGGTGGCGTTGCCGCGCGCGTTCGGTCACGAAGTCGCCTGGCGTAGGCCGCTCGTCACGCTGGCGGTGGTCGCAGCGATCATCCTCGCGCTGTTCCGCCGCGATGTCGGCGATCTGGTCCATATCTGGTGGACGAGCACGACCTTCGGGCATTGCCTGTTCATCGCGCCGGTCGTCGGCTGGCTCGTCTGGAACCGTCGCACGGAACTGGCGCGACTGACCCCGCAGGCGTTGTCGCCCGGATTGCTGATCGTCGCGGCGGGCGGTTTCGGCTGGCTGCTGGGCGATGCGGCGGGGGTAGCGCTCGCGCGGCAGCTCGGGCTGGTGATGATGCTGCAGGGCGCGGTCGTGACGCTGCTCGGCGCGCAGGTCGCGCGCGGGCTGCTGTTCCCGTTGGCCTACGCGTTTTTCATGGTCCCGTTTGGCGAGGAGCTGGAGCCGCCGTTGCAGGCGGTGACGGTCGAGATCGTCATGCCGCTGCTTCATCTATTCGGCGTCCCCGCGGTGGTCGACGGGGTGCTGATCCACGCCGGGCGTTACTGGTTCGAGGTCGCGGAGGCGTGTTCGGGCGCGAAGTTCGTCATCGCGATGCTGGCCTATGGCGTGCTGGTCGCGAACGTCTGTTTCCGGTCGTGGAAGCGGCGGGCGGTGTTTATGGTCGTCGCGCTGGTCGTGCCCGTGCTGGCCAATGGCGTCCGCGCATTCGGGACGATCTATGCCGCGCATCTGACCAGCGTCGAGGCGGCCACCGGGTTCGACCATATCGTCTATGGGTGGATTTTCTTCGGCGTCGTCATGGCGCTGGTGATGGCGATCGGCTGGCGCTGGTTCGACCGCGCACCCGACGATGCGGCGTTCGATCCCGCCAGCCTGCCGCAACCGCGGTTCGGGCGGATCGACATGGGCGTCGCCGCTGCCTTGATCCTGACGACCGCCGCAATCTTTCCGGCGTGGGCGAGCGCGATCGGAGCGCGGACGCAGGTGTCGCCCACGCGGATGGCCCTGCCCGAGGTCTCCAATTGGACTCGTGCGCCGCTGAGTGCGACCGCGCCGTGGCAGCCGAACTATCCCGGCGCGGACCATCTGCTGATCGGCCGCTATGTCGATGCGCAGGGCGTGGCGGTCGACCTCTCTATCGCGGCGTTCGCCAGCCAGCATGAGGGCAAGGAGCTGGTCGGCTTCGGCACCGGCGTGCTGCGCGAGGGCGATCGCTGGGTGCGCGTCGCCGATCTGCCCGAAATCGCGGGGGGATCGGCGATGCGGATCACCGCGACCGCGCGCGACGGAACGCCGGTGGAGCGTGTCGTCGCGACATGGTATCGGCTCGGCGGGATTGTGACGGGGGACGATAAAAAGGTGAAACTCGCGACGCTTGAGGCGCGAATGCTCGGCGGTCCGCCCGCCGCGGTGGCGCTGCATCTGTCGGCCGAGGGACCGCGCGCCGGGGCTGCGATCGAACGCTTCCTCAGGAGCCTCGGCCCGGTCGACCGCGCCGCCGACCACGCGATCGGCATCCGGTAG
- a CDS encoding XrtA/PEP-CTERM system amidotransferase: MCGIAGLYYPATPKPVDPARVRVMADAMAHRGPDGSGVWTAPGVGLGHRRLSIIDVAGSPQPMHYESAGLTIVFNGEIYNFADLRAELQAKGARFRTEGDTEVLLAGYGAWGPSLLDRLNGMFAFAIHDARTNSLFLARDRMGVKPLYYVELADGAMAFASELKGLLAHPLVRRNPDIRAVEDYLALGYVPDDACIVAGVKKLPAAHFLLVERGKPMPQPRRWWQLSFADRARGSAAALEEELLERLRDGVRSRMVADVPLGAFLSGGVDSSAVVALMAEASPKAVQTCTIGFDEAGHDERAFAQTVADRFATDHRTRVVRSDDFGLIDTLVHAFDEPFADASALATYQVCKLARETVTVALSGDGADEAMAGYRRYRFQAAEERVRGLIPPHLRAKVFGTLGRLYPKADWAPRPLRAKTTLLALADDSAEAYARSVGVTTPAIRHALFSDAAKRSLGGHRAEDRYVAAMRDAPALDAIDRAQYADMTIWLPGDILTKSDRTSMAVSLEAREPLLDHRLVEFAATLPASLRLRRGEGKWLMKKAMERYLPREILYRPKMGFVTPVSAWFRSGLAAEAAALGRSKMLGDTGWFDLDALGRMAEAHRSGRAEHGRTLWQFVMLEKSLKRLFG, encoded by the coding sequence ATGTGTGGTATCGCGGGGCTGTATTACCCCGCCACGCCCAAGCCGGTCGATCCGGCGCGGGTCCGCGTCATGGCGGATGCGATGGCGCATCGCGGGCCGGACGGGTCGGGGGTATGGACCGCCCCCGGCGTCGGGCTGGGGCATCGGCGGCTGTCGATCATCGACGTCGCGGGATCGCCGCAGCCGATGCATTACGAGAGCGCCGGGCTGACGATCGTATTCAACGGCGAGATCTACAATTTCGCCGATCTGCGCGCCGAATTGCAGGCGAAGGGCGCGCGGTTCCGGACCGAGGGCGATACCGAGGTGCTGCTGGCCGGATACGGCGCGTGGGGGCCGTCTTTGCTGGACCGGCTGAACGGCATGTTCGCCTTCGCGATCCACGATGCGCGGACCAATTCGCTGTTCCTGGCGCGCGACCGGATGGGGGTGAAGCCGCTCTATTACGTCGAACTCGCCGACGGCGCGATGGCGTTCGCGTCAGAATTGAAGGGGTTGCTGGCGCATCCTCTGGTGCGGCGAAATCCCGATATCCGCGCGGTAGAGGACTATCTCGCGTTAGGCTACGTCCCCGACGACGCCTGCATCGTCGCAGGCGTGAAGAAACTGCCCGCGGCGCATTTCCTGCTGGTCGAGCGCGGCAAGCCCATGCCGCAGCCGCGCCGCTGGTGGCAGCTGAGCTTCGCCGATCGCGCGCGGGGATCGGCGGCGGCGCTGGAAGAGGAATTGCTCGAACGGCTGCGCGACGGGGTCCGTTCGCGGATGGTCGCCGACGTGCCGCTCGGCGCATTCCTGTCGGGCGGGGTCGATAGTTCGGCGGTGGTCGCGCTGATGGCGGAGGCGAGCCCGAAGGCCGTGCAGACCTGCACGATCGGATTCGACGAGGCGGGGCATGATGAGCGGGCGTTCGCGCAGACCGTCGCGGATCGCTTCGCGACCGATCACCGGACGCGCGTGGTGCGATCGGACGATTTCGGGCTCATCGATACGCTCGTTCATGCCTTCGACGAACCCTTCGCCGATGCGAGTGCGCTGGCAACGTATCAGGTGTGCAAGCTGGCGCGCGAGACGGTGACCGTGGCGCTGTCGGGCGATGGCGCGGACGAGGCAATGGCGGGGTATCGCCGTTATCGGTTCCAGGCGGCGGAGGAACGCGTCCGCGGCCTGATCCCGCCGCATCTGCGCGCGAAAGTGTTCGGCACGCTGGGGCGGCTCTATCCCAAGGCCGATTGGGCACCGCGGCCGCTGCGCGCAAAGACCACATTGCTGGCGCTCGCCGACGATAGCGCGGAAGCCTATGCCCGCTCGGTCGGGGTGACGACGCCCGCGATCCGGCACGCGTTGTTTTCCGACGCTGCGAAACGTTCGCTGGGCGGTCATCGCGCCGAGGACCGCTATGTCGCCGCGATGCGCGACGCTCCCGCGCTCGACGCGATCGACCGCGCGCAATATGCCGACATGACAATCTGGCTGCCCGGCGACATCCTGACCAAGTCCGATCGCACCAGCATGGCGGTCAGCCTGGAGGCGCGCGAACCGCTGCTCGATCACCGGCTGGTAGAATTCGCCGCGACCCTGCCAGCTTCGCTTCGCTTGCGAAGAGGCGAAGGCAAGTGGCTGATGAAGAAGGCGATGGAACGCTATCTTCCGCGCGAAATCCTGTACCGGCCGAAGATGGGGTTCGTGACCCCCGTCAGCGCGTGGTTCCGCAGCGGGCTGGCGGCGGAGGCGGCGGCGCTGGGCAGATCGAAGATGCTGGGCGATACCGGCTGGTTCGACCTCGACGCGCTGGGGCGGATGGCCGAGGCGCATCGCAGCGGGCGCGCCGAGCATGGCCGGACATTGTGGCAGTTCGTGATGCTGGAGAAGAGTTTGAAGCGGCTGTTCGGCTGA
- a CDS encoding energy transducer TonB: protein MNEFPASGYGHTDPHERVRGALFAVLVQGVLLYVLIAGLSVKMPQTIGESLKIFDALPEAAPPPPPTTKPHEVKSKRPEGAASPPNLRARASEIVAPPPIVPLIIPPPVLAAPKAGLGFETSAGAADIAGPGTGAGGIGDGTGSGRWGDGDGGGGDETPPRQTKGRISDRDYPEAAADAGNSGTVEVRYVVATDGRVPECSVVRSSGSAILDETTCRLIRERFRFKPSRDVSGRPVASVIVQNHIWTVERDPTPER from the coding sequence ATGAACGAGTTTCCCGCCTCCGGTTACGGTCACACCGACCCGCACGAACGCGTCCGTGGCGCATTGTTCGCGGTGCTGGTGCAGGGCGTGTTGCTCTACGTCTTGATCGCCGGGCTGTCGGTGAAAATGCCGCAGACGATCGGCGAAAGCCTGAAGATCTTCGACGCGCTGCCCGAGGCCGCACCGCCACCACCGCCAACCACCAAGCCACATGAAGTGAAGAGCAAGCGGCCCGAGGGCGCAGCCTCGCCCCCGAACCTGCGCGCGCGCGCGTCGGAAATCGTCGCGCCGCCGCCGATCGTCCCGCTGATCATCCCGCCCCCGGTGCTCGCCGCGCCAAAGGCCGGGCTGGGTTTTGAAACGTCGGCGGGGGCGGCGGATATCGCGGGGCCGGGCACCGGCGCGGGAGGGATCGGCGACGGCACCGGTAGCGGACGATGGGGTGACGGCGATGGCGGCGGGGGCGACGAGACGCCGCCGCGCCAGACAAAGGGCCGAATCAGCGACCGCGATTACCCGGAGGCAGCGGCGGACGCGGGCAATTCTGGGACGGTCGAAGTAAGGTATGTGGTCGCCACCGACGGGCGCGTGCCCGAATGCAGCGTCGTGCGCTCCAGCGGCAGCGCGATCCTGGACGAAACGACGTGCCGCCTGATCCGCGAACGCTTCCGCTTCAAACCGTCGCGCGATGTTAGTGGCCGGCCAGTGGCGTCGGTGATCGTGCAGAACCACATCTGGACCGTGGAGCGCGACCCGACGCCGGAGCGATGA
- a CDS encoding 1,9-bis(guanidino)-5-aza-nonane synthase: MTDTLAPNDTRPNDQRKAELLSKQVKHIDITSFDARPIVDAMADMSFTSRDLGRATSIYNQMLADKDCTIVLVIAGSTSAGGCMDLYAELVRNNMVDCIVATGATIVDMDFFEGLGHKHYQALEVPDDDTLRSLLIDRIYDTYIDEEQLQHVDHTIFEIAETLEAKPYSSRAFIREMGKYLVEHGKKDNSLVKLAYEHDVPIFCPAFVDSSAGFGLVKHQVDSAKAGKPYMVLDAIADFRELTDIKIKAGTTGLLMIGGGVPKNFIQDTVVCAEILGHDDVAVHKYAVQITVADVRDGACSSSTLQEAASWGKVNTGIEQMVFAEAGSVMPLLASDAYHRGHWKDRAKRKWATLFAD; this comes from the coding sequence ATGACCGACACCCTCGCCCCGAACGACACCCGGCCAAACGACCAGAGAAAAGCCGAACTGCTGTCCAAGCAGGTCAAGCATATCGACATCACCAGCTTCGACGCGCGGCCGATCGTCGATGCGATGGCGGACATGAGCTTCACCAGCCGCGACCTGGGCCGCGCGACCAGCATCTACAACCAGATGCTGGCGGACAAGGATTGCACGATCGTGCTGGTGATCGCCGGATCGACCAGCGCGGGCGGGTGCATGGACCTCTATGCGGAGCTCGTCCGCAACAACATGGTCGACTGCATCGTCGCGACCGGCGCGACGATCGTCGACATGGATTTCTTCGAAGGGCTTGGCCACAAGCATTATCAGGCGCTCGAGGTGCCCGACGATGACACGCTGCGCTCGCTGCTGATCGACCGCATCTACGATACGTACATCGACGAGGAGCAGCTCCAGCACGTCGACCATACGATCTTCGAGATCGCCGAGACGCTGGAAGCCAAGCCCTATTCGAGCCGCGCGTTCATCCGCGAGATGGGCAAATATCTGGTCGAGCACGGCAAGAAGGACAACAGCCTGGTCAAGCTGGCGTACGAACATGACGTGCCCATCTTCTGCCCGGCGTTCGTCGATTCGTCCGCGGGCTTCGGGCTGGTCAAGCATCAGGTCGATTCCGCAAAGGCGGGCAAGCCGTACATGGTGCTCGACGCGATCGCCGATTTCCGCGAACTGACCGACATCAAGATCAAGGCTGGCACCACGGGCCTGCTGATGATCGGCGGCGGCGTGCCGAAGAACTTCATTCAGGATACAGTGGTGTGCGCCGAAATCCTCGGCCATGACGATGTCGCGGTTCATAAGTACGCGGTGCAGATCACCGTCGCCGACGTCCGCGACGGGGCGTGCTCATCCTCGACGCTGCAGGAGGCGGCAAGCTGGGGCAAGGTGAACACCGGCATCGAACAGATGGTGTTCGCCGAAGCCGGTTCGGTCATGCCGCTGCTGGCCAGCGACGCGTACCACCGCGGGCACTGGAAGGACCGCGCCAAGCGCAAATGGGCGACGCTGTTCGCCGATTGA
- a CDS encoding type III PLP-dependent enzyme — MHKHHIALGLAAPSTVSASSVAGALDIAKRKPVQPVTLIRPHAAARAARFFVEKFPGRSMYAVKANPSPELIRTLWDAGVTHYDVASIAEVRLVARLLPDATLCFMHPVKAEEAIHEAYFTHGVRVFSLDSLEELEKIMRATASRDGRDATDLTLCVRLRVSSEHSKLSLASKFGVAPHEAKPLLFAARQAADALGICFHVGSQAMAPEAYTQALERVRAAIVDAAVTVDVIDVGGGFPSSYPGMEPPPLERYFDAIHRAFESLPVSYSSELWCEPGRALCAEYASLIVRVEKRRGNELFINDGAYGALFDAAHIGWRFPVTLLREPESTVRDHPFSFYGPTCDDLDHMAGPFELPADVVAGDYIEIGMLGAYGSAMRTAFNGFGSDETVIVEDEPMASLYLDEDEQVASNVVTL, encoded by the coding sequence TTGCACAAGCATCATATTGCGCTGGGGCTAGCTGCCCCCTCGACCGTCTCCGCTTCCTCGGTTGCCGGAGCTCTCGATATTGCCAAGCGGAAGCCGGTCCAGCCGGTTACGCTGATTCGTCCCCACGCCGCGGCGCGGGCCGCCCGATTCTTCGTCGAGAAGTTTCCGGGCCGGTCGATGTATGCGGTGAAGGCGAATCCGTCGCCCGAACTGATCCGCACCCTGTGGGATGCGGGCGTGACGCATTACGACGTCGCCTCGATCGCCGAGGTGCGGCTCGTCGCACGGTTGCTGCCCGACGCCACGCTGTGTTTCATGCACCCGGTGAAGGCCGAGGAAGCGATCCACGAGGCGTATTTCACGCACGGCGTGCGCGTGTTCAGCCTCGACAGCCTGGAAGAGCTGGAAAAGATCATGCGCGCGACCGCCAGCAGGGATGGGCGCGATGCGACCGACCTGACGCTGTGCGTCCGGCTGCGCGTGTCGTCGGAGCATTCGAAGCTGAGCCTCGCGTCCAAGTTCGGCGTCGCCCCGCACGAGGCGAAGCCTTTGCTGTTCGCGGCGCGTCAGGCGGCGGATGCGCTCGGCATCTGCTTCCACGTCGGGTCGCAGGCGATGGCGCCCGAGGCCTATACGCAGGCGCTGGAGCGCGTGCGTGCGGCGATCGTCGATGCGGCGGTGACCGTGGACGTGATCGACGTCGGCGGCGGGTTCCCCTCGTCCTATCCGGGCATGGAGCCGCCCCCGCTGGAGCGGTATTTCGACGCGATCCACCGTGCGTTCGAATCTTTGCCGGTCAGCTATTCGTCCGAATTGTGGTGCGAGCCGGGTCGCGCGCTCTGCGCCGAATATGCATCGCTGATCGTGCGCGTCGAAAAGCGCCGCGGGAACGAGCTGTTCATCAACGACGGCGCGTATGGCGCGCTGTTCGATGCGGCGCATATCGGCTGGCGCTTTCCGGTCACGTTGCTGCGCGAACCGGAGTCGACCGTGCGCGATCATCCGTTCTCGTTCTACGGCCCGACCTGCGACGATCTCGATCACATGGCGGGGCCGTTCGAACTCCCCGCCGACGTGGTGGCGGGCGATTATATCGAGATCGGGATGCTCGGCGCGTACGGTTCGGCGATGCGCACCGCGTTCAACGGCTTCGGATCGGACGAAACGGTGATCGTCGAGGACGAACCGATGGCCTCGCTGTACCTCGACGAGGACGAGCAGGTCGCGTCGAACGTCGTCACGCTGTAA
- a CDS encoding threonine/serine dehydratase, producing MTILRQPTRAGVRDAAAKIALILPPTPLFVLPINGVDVAFKAESLQPVGAFKVRGAWHRLTALGSEARVRGVVAFSSGNHAQGVAWAAKRLGIAATIVMPSDAPRVKVESTLALGAEVVTYDRATESRETIAARLAEARGSTLVPSFDDAWIIEGQGSAGLEAAAQMTALGLGSPVRAVVPCGGGGLSAGIALALPDAAITVVEPDGWDDMKRSLEASWILPVADDAPPTACDALMTKQVSPLTFDVLSRRDATGVAVSEAETAAAQRWAAEKLRLVVEPGGAVALAAVLAGKVAVKAGMLVVLSGGNVDLAAYGRAMTQT from the coding sequence GTGACGATTTTACGACAACCAACGCGGGCCGGGGTCCGCGACGCGGCGGCGAAGATCGCACTGATCCTGCCGCCGACGCCGCTTTTCGTGTTGCCGATCAATGGTGTGGACGTGGCCTTTAAGGCCGAGTCGCTGCAGCCGGTGGGGGCGTTCAAGGTGCGCGGGGCGTGGCACCGGCTGACTGCTTTGGGCAGCGAAGCGCGCGTGCGGGGGGTCGTCGCGTTTTCTTCGGGCAATCACGCGCAGGGGGTGGCGTGGGCGGCGAAGCGGCTGGGAATCGCCGCGACGATCGTGATGCCGTCCGACGCGCCGCGGGTGAAGGTCGAATCGACGCTGGCGCTGGGGGCTGAGGTCGTGACCTACGACCGCGCGACCGAATCGCGCGAGACGATCGCCGCGCGACTGGCCGAGGCGCGCGGTAGCACACTGGTGCCGAGCTTCGACGATGCGTGGATCATCGAGGGGCAGGGGAGCGCGGGGCTGGAGGCGGCGGCGCAGATGACCGCGCTGGGGCTGGGTTCGCCTGTTCGGGCGGTCGTGCCGTGCGGCGGCGGGGGGCTGTCGGCGGGCATCGCGCTGGCGCTGCCCGATGCGGCGATCACTGTCGTCGAACCCGACGGCTGGGACGACATGAAGCGCAGCCTGGAGGCGTCGTGGATTTTGCCGGTCGCCGACGACGCCCCGCCGACCGCGTGCGACGCGCTGATGACGAAGCAGGTCTCACCGCTGACCTTCGACGTATTGTCGAGGCGTGACGCGACCGGCGTAGCGGTCAGCGAAGCCGAAACCGCCGCCGCGCAACGCTGGGCGGCGGAGAAGCTACGGCTGGTGGTGGAACCCGGCGGCGCGGTGGCGCTGGCCGCGGTGCTGGCGGGAAAGGTCGCGGTGAAAGCCGGGATGCTGGTGGTGCTGTCGGGCGGGAATGTGGACCTGGCGGCGTATGGGCGGGCGATGACTCAAACATAA
- a CDS encoding alpha/beta hydrolase, giving the protein MPEVIFPGPEGRLEGRFAPAPKPRAPVAMILHPHPAAGGTMNNRIVQELYKTFQRRGFATLRFNFRGVGKSQGTFDNGIGELSDAASALDWVQSFHPEASTTWIAGVSFGAWIGMQLLMRRPEIRGFISVAPPANMYDFTFLAPCPSSGIIIQGEADEVATPAATQKLVDKLRTQKHITIHHDTIPRANHFFEHEMELLMGSVDNYLDMRLAPDSPIR; this is encoded by the coding sequence ATGCCAGAAGTGATTTTCCCCGGCCCCGAGGGTCGTCTCGAAGGGCGATTCGCCCCCGCCCCCAAGCCCCGCGCGCCGGTCGCGATGATCCTTCATCCTCACCCCGCGGCAGGCGGGACGATGAACAACCGCATCGTGCAGGAACTCTACAAAACCTTCCAGCGCCGCGGTTTCGCGACCCTGCGCTTCAATTTCCGCGGCGTGGGGAAAAGCCAGGGGACGTTCGACAACGGCATCGGCGAACTCTCCGACGCGGCGAGCGCGCTCGACTGGGTGCAGAGCTTCCACCCCGAGGCGTCGACGACGTGGATCGCGGGCGTCAGCTTCGGCGCGTGGATCGGGATGCAATTGCTGATGCGCCGCCCCGAAATCCGCGGCTTCATCTCGGTCGCGCCGCCGGCGAACATGTACGACTTCACGTTCCTGGCGCCGTGCCCCTCATCGGGCATCATCATCCAGGGCGAGGCCGACGAAGTCGCCACCCCCGCCGCGACGCAGAAGCTGGTCGACAAGCTGCGCACGCAGAAGCACATCACGATCCACCACGACACCATCCCCCGCGCGAACCATTTCTTCGAGCATGAGATGGAGTTGCTGATGGGCAGCGTGGACAATTATCTGGATATGCGGCTGGCGCCGGATAGTCCTATTCGCTGA
- a CDS encoding cysteine desulfurase family protein encodes MERPLPDRLYLDHAATTPMTARAMEAVAAGQGMWANPSSPHAEGRAARAALEAARGEIAAAYGWRGETLLTSGASESLAIALGRSVAARRVISAVEHDAVIRAAGEATVLPVGADGMIDPVSLVLGSGDLVAIQWANSETGVRQPIAAIAEAVHTAGALLLVDAAQMPAGPDLTEHADFIALSAHKRGGPPGIGGLLVRDLATLHPTGGQERGYRPGTENLPAAMGYAAALAEAEPDHAPLRAKLDDAIRRSGGIVVGEGGPRHPAIGSYRMPGVASAAQLIRFDMQGIAVSAGSACASGSLKPSHVLRAMGWSEEATREVVRISFGRTTTVADIDRAIAAWRGIARGARTVAA; translated from the coding sequence ATGGAACGTCCTTTGCCCGACCGGCTTTACCTCGACCACGCCGCCACGACTCCGATGACCGCGCGCGCGATGGAAGCCGTCGCCGCGGGGCAGGGGATGTGGGCGAACCCGTCTTCGCCCCATGCCGAGGGCCGGGCGGCGCGGGCGGCGCTGGAGGCGGCGCGGGGGGAGATCGCGGCGGCTTATGGCTGGCGCGGCGAGACGCTGCTGACCAGCGGCGCAAGCGAATCGCTGGCGATCGCGCTTGGCCGCTCAGTGGCGGCGCGACGGGTGATCTCCGCGGTCGAGCATGATGCGGTGATCCGCGCGGCGGGCGAGGCGACGGTTCTGCCGGTGGGGGCGGACGGGATGATCGACCCGGTCTCCTTGGTGCTCGGCTCGGGCGATCTGGTCGCCATCCAATGGGCGAACAGCGAAACCGGCGTCCGTCAGCCGATCGCCGCCATCGCCGAGGCCGTCCACACCGCAGGCGCGCTGCTGCTGGTCGACGCCGCGCAGATGCCCGCCGGCCCCGACCTCACCGAGCACGCCGATTTCATCGCGCTGTCCGCACACAAGCGCGGCGGGCCGCCGGGGATCGGGGGGTTGCTGGTCCGTGACCTCGCGACGCTGCACCCGACCGGCGGGCAGGAACGCGGCTATCGGCCCGGCACCGAAAACCTGCCCGCCGCGATGGGTTATGCCGCCGCGCTGGCGGAGGCCGAACCCGATCACGCGCCGCTGCGCGCGAAACTGGACGACGCGATCCGGCGGTCGGGCGGAATCGTGGTGGGGGAGGGCGGGCCGCGCCACCCCGCGATCGGCAGCTACCGGATGCCCGGCGTCGCATCCGCCGCGCAACTGATCCGATTCGACATGCAGGGCATTGCGGTGTCTGCGGGCAGCGCGTGCGCCAGCGGCAGCCTGAAGCCCAGCCATGTCCTGCGCGCGATGGGCTGGAGCGAGGAAGCGACGCGCGAAGTGGTGCGGATCAGCTTCGGCCGCACCACGACCGTGGCCGACATCGACCGCGCCATCGCCGCCTGGCGCGGCATCGCGCGGGGCGCTCGGACGGTTGCTGCATGA
- a CDS encoding cysteine desulfurase family protein, with amino-acid sequence MTYLDYQATTPLAPEAFDAMLPWLRDQHANPHSAHRPGRAAKAAVEVAREQVAALLPKGGRIVFTSGATEALNWAIKSTRGGIVTLATEHAAVLDTVQATGRPLTVQGVRHDGLVAIDAIRHGTGLVAAMLVNNEIGVIQPIADLAARAHDAGALMLCDAVQGYGRVAIPGTCDLIAISAHKIHGPKGIGALWIRDGVGLEPLLHGGDQEGGRSGTLSPALCAGFGIAARLMAERHDEDSAHLERLWSLATDRLRGWTINGSTDHRYYGNLNIRRDGLDVARLMSDLRDIAFSAGSACASGSGRPSHVLRAIGLTDAQARSSIRLGFGRYTTEAELADVLDRITAAADAQRIAA; translated from the coding sequence ATGACCTACCTCGATTATCAGGCGACAACCCCGCTCGCGCCCGAGGCGTTCGACGCGATGCTTCCGTGGCTGCGCGACCAGCACGCGAACCCGCATTCCGCGCACCGGCCGGGGCGTGCGGCGAAGGCTGCGGTCGAGGTCGCGCGCGAACAGGTCGCGGCACTGCTGCCGAAGGGCGGCCGAATCGTTTTCACCAGCGGCGCGACCGAGGCGCTGAACTGGGCGATCAAGAGCACCCGCGGCGGCATCGTCACGCTCGCGACCGAACACGCCGCGGTGCTCGATACCGTGCAGGCGACCGGCCGCCCATTGACGGTGCAAGGCGTACGGCACGACGGTCTGGTCGCGATCGACGCGATCAGGCACGGCACGGGGCTGGTCGCCGCGATGCTGGTCAATAACGAGATCGGCGTGATCCAGCCGATCGCCGACCTCGCCGCGCGGGCGCACGACGCGGGCGCGCTGATGCTGTGCGACGCGGTGCAGGGCTATGGCCGCGTCGCGATTCCCGGCACCTGCGACCTGATCGCCATCTCCGCGCACAAGATCCACGGGCCGAAGGGCATCGGCGCATTGTGGATCCGCGATGGCGTCGGCCTCGAACCCTTGCTCCACGGCGGCGATCAGGAGGGCGGGCGATCCGGCACGCTGTCGCCCGCGCTGTGCGCCGGTTTCGGCATCGCCGCGCGCCTGATGGCGGAGCGGCATGACGAGGACAGCGCACACCTCGAACGCCTCTGGTCGCTCGCCACCGATCGCCTGCGCGGCTGGACGATCAACGGATCGACCGACCACCGCTACTACGGCAACCTCAACATCCGACGCGACGGGCTCGACGTCGCGCGACTGATGAGCGACCTGCGCGACATCGCCTTTTCCGCCGGCTCGGCGTGCGCCAGCGGATCGGGCCGTCCGAGCCACGTTCTTCGCGCGATCGGCCTGACCGACGCGCAGGCGCGCAGTTCGATCCGCCTCGGCTTCGGCCGCTACACGACAGAGGCCGAATTGGCCGACGTGCTCGACCGCATCACCGCCGCCGCCGATGCGCAGAGGATCGCGGCATGA
- a CDS encoding 2Fe-2S iron-sulfur cluster-binding protein — translation MKVRFVAPDGSVREREATLGERLLDVAQRDGQPLEGTCEGDMACATCHVIVDPADFARLPAASEDEEDMLDLAYGATRTSRLACQIVLDESLGGLTVRVPDGSRNMQGR, via the coding sequence ATGAAGGTCCGCTTCGTCGCCCCCGACGGCTCCGTCCGCGAACGCGAAGCCACACTCGGTGAACGCCTGCTCGACGTGGCGCAGCGCGACGGTCAGCCGCTGGAGGGGACATGCGAGGGCGATATGGCCTGCGCCACCTGCCACGTCATCGTCGACCCCGCCGATTTCGCCCGTCTGCCCGCGGCGAGCGAGGACGAGGAGGATATGCTCGACCTCGCCTATGGCGCGACGCGGACCAGCCGGCTCGCCTGCCAGATCGTGCTCGACGAATCGCTCGGGGGCCTGACGGTGCGCGTCCCCGACGGTTCACGTAACATGCAGGGTCGATAG